Genomic DNA from Vicia villosa cultivar HV-30 ecotype Madison, WI unplaced genomic scaffold, Vvil1.0 ctg.000089F_1_1, whole genome shotgun sequence:
GATAGTAGAAAGCTTAAAAGAGAGAAAGTTTGCTGACTTCTAATTAATGATATTTCATTTCGAAATAAATATTGATAATCATAATCACGTTTTGTATTCAAGAACTCTGCTACATAAGGATGAGTTATTTCTTAATGTTAAATAAGGTTTAGTAATGGATCAAACCAAGTCAGTTCAAATATGCTTTTTAAACCTCACTTTGATTTTCAATTACAATCACTAGTGCTATATaatcatatataataattaatctgTTTTTGATATGCTATCTTGTGGCTATCCTTGCTAGTACTTTTACAATgaggaaaatcaaaagaaatgaaACATTGAGTGGCTATCAAATTAAATAGCCCGTGTTGACTCCTTCATGATGTGAAGGAATTTCACCGCGACTTTTTTGAATTCGGTATTAACACATTCTTGCGAAATATTATCTCTTGGACGTATTCAGCGAGGTGTACTCAGAAAATCGAGACAAGGTTTCTTTGTTCCTATCTTTATTCATACAGCAATGCTAtctagagattctattttgacaCCAATACTTACTGTACTCTTtatcgtatttatacggtgaacaatattttttaaaagtaaaataatatattaatgaaCAGTGTCATAACATAAACAATACTTatgaaaatacaaaaagaaaaattttCAGGGAGACATTTGAAAATAGGTGCAGTCAAGGGTGGTTGAAAAATCATACTCGAGGACTTGTTAAATTACTTGGGCAGAAAATGGTAATTAGAAACAAGTAGATGCAAGTGGCGAGATCAAGATTCAAGGGTTGTTTGAATTTGATAAAGGTTATTGATTAGAGTTTCAACCTGGTAGAGAGTAGCAATGTTGTACGGTTAAATTGGTATCAACACAGTTTAAAGTCAAAGTGGAGATTGTTGTAATGTGCCTTAAAACCTTcgttgatgaagagaaagaaaacatgttCCGAGATTGCCAAAAACTTAAAAAGTCGAAAAGTAATCTAATTCGAACAATTTACTGGGTTCAATCTGTTCGGTTCATTGATTCATTCAttaatgttataatattttatattaatttggaggtcatataaattaatataaaaagatattataaaatatttataatattttaaaagatattgtaaatatttagagaaaaaaagaaatacattgacagtgtaaagtatttttacactgtcaaccaatgagagacatccatCAGAATAAAGCccattttcaattttaaaaaactgtaattacatggcaaattaaagcattttgattggttgtatgtgtaaaactgatttacactgacagtgcactatctttaaactcaaATATTTATAACATTTTAGTCCTATTTTTCCAGATTATTATCGATGTCAAGGCCATATATAGTGCTACATCAGACATCATTTAAAATATGGCCTTAACAGAACCATAGTCCTATAAATCAAATTGTTAGTGCTACATTAGACTATGGTTCTGATAAGATAAGTTGCAGCTCACATATGATGATGGTAAATATTTGCTATCAAAGAAAAAAGTGGTGCAAAATTGGAACACATGATATTAGTTTTAGCAGTTTTTCAAATTAATAGGTGTGTAATAAATATTGTATATAATGGCACTCAATATGATTGTTGGCGTGCAGCCTGATAATCCAACACAACTTGGAGGAAAGATATACAAGATAATGGGGTATGACTCTTAATGGTAAATGAGGGAGTACTGAAGTTGATAAAAACAACAGTCATATAGTACTGTGCAACGACCAGTTAAactatattttgttgttattagATGAAATAACAATAACCACTAAACAAATTCATTAATATAAGGGCTCGAATTGAAaacaaaatattcaatttaaataataacaatatttatTAGTTGGACTAGACTTTAACAACAACTACACTAACTTTATTATATATATCTTAGCAATATCCTTCTTATATCGAGGAAGGAGGATCAAATCAAATTGTTTACTATATTAATTGTGATTCTTCAGGTAAGCACATGATTGATGACCCACTTTAAACGTGTTGGGAAGGGCTGTTCAAAATCTTCAAGAACTAAACTGAACTGTCAAATCGAACcgaactgaagttaaaataaccGAATCGTTATATATGGTTAGTGAATCAAATCATTATGCACAAACAGTTCTAGAATCGAACTGTAACTGAAACCGAACCGAACTGAAACTGAACCCGAATTGAACCAAAACTGAAAATGAAAAATGATTAAAacaagtttaaatttttttaaaaaaataataataaaaataacttaaGGTTTCGATTCTTTGATAAACGGTTCGGTTTAGAAAAAATTGCCTTCTAACGATTCGGTATGGTTCGGAATTTCGAAACGGTATACCAAACCAATAATTTTAGTTCAATTCggtttttaataaattgaaacggATTCGGTTCAGTTTGAATgaatttttatcatgattcagtTCGGTTCAGTTTTCCTCACGAACAGTACTATCAACACCCCCTAGGTTTCTATCTTGAATGTACTCAAAAATAGATTGGTCTTTGAGGCTTGCAAGCGGCCCAAAATTTGACACTATTAATCCCTAACTAAGTAGAaacttataaaatatttgttacaATTAAACAGCTCTTAGTACAAAATTTATATCTTATCATTGTGCCAGAGTCTTACATGCAGATCATGCAACAGCATAAGGATAGTAGAATACTATTTGTTTAATAAGACAAAAATTATTGGTTGGTGAGCTTATAAATAAACCTACTACTATGTCTGGTAGCAATTTGACAATACTGTATAGTAATAAAACATCTATTATTGCCTACTGATAAGCAAGAGTGGAAGGATGAATGATAGCTCAGAAAAAATGGTGGTGTGTGTCACTGGTGCTTCAGGTTACATTGCTTCATGGATTGTAAAGTTTCTTCTCCAACGTGGTTATACTGTTAGAGCCACCGTTCGTGATCCAAGTCAGTAATATTCATCAGTATTTATCAGTTCTTGTTTTAAGAAATTGTTCATTTGGTTTAGTGACTCTTTTTCTCTTCATGTATGTATGTAGGTAATCCAAAAAAGGTTGAACACTTGGTTAAACTTGATGGTGCAAAAGAAAGATTGCAACTCTTTAAGGCAGATCTATTAGAAGAAGGTTCCTTTGATTCTGCTATTCAAGGTTGTCACGGTGTCTTTCACACTGCTTCGCCGGTTCAGTTTGTTGTCAAAGACCCTCAGGTGAGGTCACCTTCATTGTATTATAGTAAGAGCAGTTTCCTATTTATTCACTTTACAGTGTTTGTTTTCCTTATTTCAGACAGAAATAATTGATCCAACAGTGAAGGGAACTATGAATGTTTTGAAGTCATGTGCGAAATCACCATCTGTGAAACGGGTTGTTTTCACTTCTTCTATTGCCACTGTTTTATATAACGGAAAGCCTCGAACCCCGGAAGTTGTAGTTGATGAAACTTGGTTTTCAAATCCAGATTTCTTATCGGGGAAAAAGGTAGTACTATATATGTGATGTGCTCATTTTCCGTTCACTAGAAAAATATGATAACAATAATGTGAGTGTTGATTTATTGTGTTTCAGATGTGGTATCAATTTGCAAAGACTTTGGCAGAGGAAGCTGCTAACAAATTTCTAACAGAAAACAATATTGACTGCATTGTTATGAATCCAGCTATGACGATCGGGCCTCTCTTGCAACCGGAGCTTAACGAAAGTTCCACTTTAATTCTTGACTTAATAAAtggtaaattttattttctgatgaattaaataataaatttgaatGTAAAAATTCTTTAGTCAACTGCTTGATATATGAACAGGTTCAGAAACATTTATGAATGCTGCTTTTGCATGGATCAATGTGAAGGATGTAGCAAACGCGCATGTTCTGGCATACGAGGATCCTTCGGCTAGTGGAAGATATTGTTTGTCTGAAAGAGTGATACATTTCTCTGAACTTACTAAGATTTTACGTGATATGTATCCAACATTGCAAATTCCGAACaagtaatttttttattcaatttaatacTATGATATATTTATAAGAAAATGTTTTTACTTCTAACTTTTTTAAcacattttattaattttgtacATAAACTGTGTTATCAGGTGTGCAGATGATAAGCCTTTGAGGCAGACATTTCAAGTTTCTAAAGAGAAGGCAAAGAAATTGGGAGTTGAGTTTATTTCCCTAGAAGTCAGCCTCAGAGAGATTGTAGAAAGTTTAAGAGAGAAGAAGTTTGCTGActtctaattttttataaataaatattgataatCATAATCACTTTTGGTACGCTGAAACTCTGCTGCATAAGGAAGTTATTTCTCAATGTAAAATAAGGTTTGGTACTGGATCAAACCAAGCCAAAGTCTATATGAATGTCATTCAATCTGAGTTGATTTCTTGTTTATCAATTTTTCAAATATCAATTATATATCTAATACAATTGAATGGATTAAGACTTCCTAAATTACTTTGTATTTTCTAATTTTTACAGTATGGATTATTTTACACTATtgattattcatttattttaattttcacattttatttttactaattttgcccataATTCTTGctcttgattttgtctaaaaatccaCTATTAAATTGGAGAAgcacaaagaaaataggggttgagcccgaaCGCCTGTccgggctagctgggccttggctccgccccttAACCCAACCAAATTTTTGTGTTCAACTTAGTAAAAACTACAATTCAATAATATTCACATTCATCGAGTTTGATAATCGATGCTCTTACCATTTAATTACTTTTAGCAATCTAATATACTTGTTGAAATCGTTATCAGACCACACGTACCTAATCGCTAGTACACCCTGactcaaaaaaattattaaaaaaactttaaattcTTGCAAACTTCAATAATGTTTAAAATCATTTTCTAAGGGTCTAGGGATTTTGTGAAATGGTATGAGTCTAAGTAGTCCATACCAACTATATTATGGATCATATATCAAGAAAGTTCTTAATTGAGAAAACAAACCATATCACTATTACGAAAAAGACATTTAACAACAATTGTAATAGGTATATAATCACGTAGGTCCATGCGTTGTTATGTAGCGTGTTGTTGTTTATGCATTACTTTCAATCACGGTCCTGTGACCGTTGTAGTAAACTAGAAAACGCACGCCATATAACAACGATTAAGCCTAATAACCGTTGTGATATTGTTTATGAATAACTGTCAATTGTATCATACCAAAATCATCAATACACCATTTTAAAATTGATATCAAAATTAGTTGTATTAAGTACACAATTCCATTAAGTACATTAAAATATACGTAGAATGAATATCTAAGAATGGAAGAATAAAATTGACCAACTGGAGGTAAGCGAATgatctttccaacttccaagagaaaaaagtgtatataattaaataaccAATAATGAGAAAATTAGCTTGACATGCATGCATCTTCTGGGTTTtaaacttccaagagaagaagatgaagaatctgaaAGAATGATATTAAAGAGGaataaccaaaacacaaaaacaacttcATCCAAATGAATCAAAATGAGTTCTCCTTCTCAAGCTACCAACAATGCTGAGAATGaagatgttgttgttgtagaggGTGTTTTCCTACAAAACCATCCTCATAATATGGATGAAGAAAGAATCTGGTACATGAGACACATGAGAGCTCTCAgcgtgaggaggaggaggaggaggagaagaagaagaagaagaagaaggttgaGAAAGCAGATGATTTTCTTCGACTCTGGTGATGAGGATGAGGAAGACTATAATTGGTCAAACTTCCTCACAGTCATAGGATTTAGATTTAATCATTAAGGTCTTTTGTAATGAAAGTTTATGTAATGACAATTTTAATCTTTCTTCTTAACTTTAGGGCTTTATCACTCTCTTAAGCTATCAACTTAAACTAACAACTTAAACTATTAGTTTAAACAGTAAACTAATATACTAACAAACAGCTTGAACTATAATTGTAATTGAAAATTCAACAATTTGCAATTAACTTACTCGTAAGAAACCGTCTGTTAGTCACATTCCTCTCATGTTCACTGCATCTGCAGTTTCAACATCAACAATGCAATTCAAACCCTAAACCCTGAACATAGCATCTTCAACTATTACATTtcataacaaagtaaatattaaacataaaggaGATAACAAAACATAACATCTTCAAATTTCTAGAAAATCTCTCTAATTTTAGTTTGTTCTTCAAATTattgttcttcttttttgaattttcatacaTAACCTTCAAATAGCCCAAAGTTTCCAACTCTGACTTCATAATGCTCTCATCTTTATTTCCCCATTTTTCTACTATATCGTCATCCCATATGAACAAATTACATGTTTCATCACTCTTTCAAAATAGACATCTCCAAAATAGCCTTTCTTTATTTTGTCCCCTCTTGCATTGCTACGAAACCATAGGACCATCACAACCACAAAAATTTCTAGAACGAGATTTTACAGCGGAAGAAGACATATAAACACCTTTAGATGAGTTTGTCTTCAAATACGACATTGAACAACAACAATGTCAAAAATATTTGACGTACCTTAAAGTAGAACACTGTGTATATGTTGTTGTCTTCTTCTTGACGATGACTACGACGTTGGTGTTAGGGTTCTTTCTTTTATCTGGATAATtagtgtttatatatatatatatatatatatatatatatatatatatatatatatatatatatataaagaagcgACAATGTGTAACAACGGTTTTACAAAAGAACCGTGGAGATAACCCtcttatttttattgaaatataaataaaaatgaaaaggcGTGCATTAACGTAAAAGGAATAAACTATTTGATGGAGTTGAGGTTCGAACCCAAGAAAGCTTGATTGTATCACCACGATTATGGAAGTAACCGTAATTATAACCttacaatttttaattaaaattaaaaaaaaatgttagcgCATGAGTTTAGAAATTTCACCATGGTTATGGGAAGAGCCGTGGTAACTTTGGCATTGTTGTATGCACATTTTGTAGTAATGCATGCCTAATAGCAAGACCCCAAAATAATCAACATGCACACATGTTAAAACATATATCACAAACACGTGTGGACAACGACATGATACTCATGCACAAATCCAAGACTTTCACCTCATACTTGAACTAATCTAGGGAGACATAAATACTACGATGGTAATTCACCCaactcaaaaaaaaatcatcTCAAAATTTTTCAATTTGTACAAAATTGTTGAGAAAAACAAGTGTAAGTTTGGAAATGTAGAAAAAAAAGGAGATTGGGCACTTaagagaacccacacacctatcatCTTAAGGTCTTGGTTGAGTATGTGGTGTGTCTTTAACAAggtttgttgcttataaaaaaagcTCCAACAAAAAATGTTCTATCATGGCGAACTTTAAAAATTGATGACCCTACAGTGCTATCATAAGTCGTCGGTTCGAGTGAAGGACCGACTCACTTGTATCAAAAGTCATCCCTACATGATGGTGGGTAGGAGGTATGTCCCGTTGAGAAAAGTGACAAAGGAGATACAAGTGTATGTGAATGAAAAAACTTTGCTTGAGGAGGAGCATTGTAGATAAACTCACACTAGAGGGAGAGTAAATAGTGAGACATACATAGATGAAAAAGTAAATGTTGAACACTTTAATATGTAGTGTCTCTCTCACTTGTATAGTTGCTCTTAAGCTCAATGTTATGATTCTCAAACCTCCTCATGATTTAACGTGATACGAAAGTCCGATTTAATGTCATAAAATTTTGAGGTAATATCTAACGTCTTGTTCACTTATATAAAATGATAGGTTTTCAAATAAACTTTGGGATCCTATTGAATTATTtaagggtgttcgcggtgcggtttgggcggttttgacgaaaaaaatcattcgaaccgcaagagaaaaaatcgtgcggtttggtttggttcggttgacttttaaaaaatatccgaaccaaaccaaactaatgcggtttggttcggttcggttggttcaattttttacaaatattttattgagtcgtacatacacatatagatgacaacataattttgtatttagacattcatacactatcaaataacaacaaaactcgtcatattttgacaacaattttccatttaataggTAAaagttaaattagacaaaagtggaatattaaacataaaatagtagcataaaacaatataaaaattattataatgaaacaaaagaatataaaagacaAGAGAtcagtgaaggtgaaaaagaaaagaaagtgttgagagattagagaagaagatgtgcgataaaaacgaaactgaagtacggaacatttacataaaaatgagaaagtgaaaaagaaagaatataagagagtatagattatagaagaagaaggaagatgtatgtggcaaagaaggtgcgataatgctattagagatttgagaagatcgggactgaaatcatatgtgtaaggatgagaaaattgttggtaatcataaggttaaggtataataggtttaagtttaggttggatgtgagttaagtaaaatttagattgtaatataatgcggtttgattcggtttacaaaatataaatcgcaaaccgaaccaaaccgtgcgattttgttaaaagatgacccaaactaatctgaaccaaatgcgattttttgcagtttcgatttgatttagtttaatttgcgattttctattgagttaatttggttttgatcacccctaaaaTTATTGTCCTCTCAAGACTACTCGAGACACAAGGGTTTTCTTTTCGAGGAAAGGCAATACTAACAGCACTCATATACTGCTCAACAACCAATTTTACTAGactttgattattattttagCAATATTATATCATCCTCGTTTTCCATGAAGGTCGATCAAATCAATTTGGTTACTATTTTAATATAATCGTTATAAAATACAATGATTTTTAATTGTGATTCATCAGTGGAGCACATGTTTGATGGCCCATTTTAAATGTCTTGGGTTTCTCTCTTGACTATCCTACAGTATGGGGTTATCTAAGATTTtcatatatgaaaatttaatttaataaacaaACTTATATCTTATCATTGTGAATAGTGTACTGAATACCAATGTGTCTTAAGTGCAGAACATGCAATGGCAGagagataagatgaaaatatttatttagtaaGAAACTATTTGTTGGTTGGTGAGTTTAGTAAGTAAACCGAATGTGGATTgtcttttatgtttttaatttttatcatgcttcaatctcttttttttctctctcttatttCTACCTAAAAATTTTCGTTGTgtgacattttattttattactctactaaaaatttattttaaatgtagAACAAAGGATATGTTAAAACAACTAAGAtcttatttagttttaatttaactatAAATTTTTTATCAAGAGATACTatttaacaacaatttaaaatttaaaactctGTTATGTAGGTTATTTTGCACACCTTTAAATATAGTGTCAATTTAAGTTGTTCTACTTTAACTtttaaataagtcattttaactAGGTGGATGTTGGATCCATCTGTTTTAccttttaaaaaatagattttatctttatattttaaaaatggtttttataaaaatgttttttaaaatgttataaattttttaaaatttattttttcaaaattgaaagaatgatttttacattcttttaaattaatttatattattgaagatcaaaacataatcgaaatcacaattttttaaaaagttgtattttaaaataatttttatgaaaaactatttaaaacaacttcaaaattaaatgaatttttgaaattttaatatttaaaaaaagtttcaataaaaagataatatatctaaaataatattttaaaaataactatttaaaacaaattttcaCTTGCAAAACATGCTTTTAGAGTCTGAAtaaaattttatatgaatttGATCCAACACaaaaactatttatatttatcaACAATCTAAAACCTTGAGAAAAAAATACTCATGTGACCCAAGTCTTCCACATTATACCATGGTGGAGACTAGTCTATATTTCGATGTGTGATTTTGTTCTTATCTCCCCCGATAAAAACTATTTTGCTTCATTCATGTTTTAACGATATCTTAATCTATGGTATTGTGTACATTTAATTTTATCTATGTATTTTTATGATATTACTATAAACTAGAGTTATTAATCAATTATTGGCACTTTTATCGCTATCCCGTGATTCCCGGATGGTGCGACCCCTAGCGCTAAGGGCGACACTAGCGCTCGATGACCTAGGGTCGCGGCTCAAGCTCTTCCTTATCTCGCCTGAACTTCAAAATCCCACCGTATTGGTCTCTCTCACTTAAAAAATCGAAATATCAGAGTCAATCGTCTCTCTCTCACTCAAGAATAGTGATCGTGTAAAGATGACGAATCATCGTgaattctctttttctttcacttttaagCTCGAATTTCAATGCGGAATCGTTGTTGCGATGTTATTCATTGTTGTTGCATGTTGTGGTTTATGAATCAGTGAAGAATTGTTGTTGAATTTATCGTTTCGTGCTATGCACACAAAGTGTTCGGTGAAATATCTGAaccatatttttttgtttttctttcttgaaATCTCTTAGTTGGAAGTTTGAGTTGTTGTTATCGTGTTTACGGAACATTCTTTAGTGATTTATATATTCAAGAAGCATCAAAGAATTATGTTCATGAGTTCCCAAAAAATTACCATCTATTGCTTCATAATGAGGTTGACAGTGTTAAAACATCTTATAATTCCACTACAAAAAAAGCGCTCATTAGTGACGTAAATTTCACGCCACAACAAGCAAAATCACTTCACAAATTGATTTTTGCGACGTGAATAATTATGCCGCTTTGAGAGCAAGTTGCAACTAAGTTGTGATGTGATTTTCacgtcactaattagtgacatgaaaatcacgtcgcaaatcTTTGCATAGAGATTCCCAACATTTAAGTCAAAGCAGACGCAGCAGGTGGTGTTCAAAAAAGCAGCTTTATTTGTCACgcgattttcatgtcactaataATTGTAGTTTTGAAAtgagttgcgacgtgattcccatgtcactaattagtgacatgtaaatcacgtcactaattcttctttttttaaataatttttgaaacccaattaataaattatatataaattaaattaataattttaat
This window encodes:
- the LOC131623882 gene encoding cinnamoyl-CoA reductase CAD2-like — protein: MNDSSEKMVVCVTGASGYIASWIVKFLLQRGYTVRATVRDPSNPKKVEHLVKLDGAKERLQLFKADLLEEGSFDSAIQGCHGVFHTASPVQFVVKDPQTEIIDPTVKGTMNVLKSCAKSPSVKRVVFTSSIATVLYNGKPRTPEVVVDETWFSNPDFLSGKKMWYQFAKTLAEEAANKFLTENNIDCIVMNPAMTIGPLLQPELNESSTLILDLINGSETFMNAAFAWINVKDVANAHVLAYEDPSASGRYCLSERVIHFSELTKILRDMYPTLQIPNKCADDKPLRQTFQVSKEKAKKLGVEFISLEVSLREIVESLREKKFADF